A stretch of Porites lutea chromosome 5, jaPorLute2.1, whole genome shotgun sequence DNA encodes these proteins:
- the LOC140936492 gene encoding betaine--homocysteine S-methyltransferase 1-like, producing MPKRGILERLDAGEVVVGDGGFLFCMEKRGYVKAGQWTPEVTVEHPEAVRQLHREFLRAGADVMQTFTFYASDSKLGNRGNTASEKIGCTEINQAACELAREVANEGDALVAGNISQTPSYMSGLGKEVVQKEFQQQIDIFVKNDVDFLIGELFFYVEEAEWAIEVMKATGKPVAMCMCVCTAGDMEEVPIDECAVRIAQAGADIIGVNCFWGPDVCLKAMAAIKEALEKAGLKRHLIVQPIGYKTPEFLDDSSNGEIKKGMSGLAEFPFALEPRVLTRFETQKYARDAYNMGIRYIGACCGMEPYHVRAIAEELSEERGKLPPASEKHGLWGYALRQHTYPWVRARARRSHWENLEPTSGRPFSTALRKIETQWADLSLSSKTMQQQKVQTTEEEVEQLAAKRSAVPIKAC from the exons ATGCCTAAG CGAGGAATCTTAGAGCGCTTAGATGCTGGCGAGGTCGTTGTGGGCGATGGAGGATTTCTGTTTTGCATGGAAAAGAGAGGCTACGTAAAGGCTGGCCAGTGGACACCAGAAGTGACAGTAGAACATCCGGAGGCTG tgcgACAGTTGCATCGAGAATTTCTTCGCGCTGGCGCTGATGTTATGCAGACCTTCACTTTCTACGCTAGTGATAGCAAGTTAGGAAATCGCGGGAACACAGCCTCTGAGAAAATTGGG TGCACAGAAATCAATCAAGCTGCCTGCGAGCTCGCGCGTGAGGTGGCCAACGAGGGTGACGCGCTTGTGGCGGGAAATATCTCTCAGACACCATCGTACATGTCTGGCCTTGGTAAAGAGGTTGTACAGAAGGAGTTTCAACAACAAATTGATATTTTTGTCAAGAACGATGTGGATTTTCTTATCGGAGAG CTCTTTTTCTACGTGGAGGAGGCAGAATGGGCGATTGAAGTAATGAAGGCCACAGGTAAACCAGTCGCCATGTGCATGTGCGTATGTACGGCTGGCGACATGGAAGAAGTGCCTATCGATGAATGTGCTGTTAGAATCGCTCAAGCAG GTGCCGACATTATCGGAGTCAATTGTTTCTGGGGTCCAGACGTGTGTCTGAAGGCTATGGCCGCCATTAAAGAGGCCTTAGAGAAAGCGGGATTAAAGCGTCATCTGATTGTTCAGCCAATTGGATACAAGACTCCGGAATTTCTTGACGACAGCAGCAATGGAGAGATTAAGAAAGGCATGAGTGGGCTGGCAGAGTTCCCATTTG CGTTGGAGCCCCGCGTCCTTACTCGATTTGAAACGCAGAAATATGCTAGAGATGCATACAACATGGGGATTCGCTACATCGGAGCGTGCTGTGGAATGGAACCATATCATGTCCGAGCTATCGCTGAAGAG CTTTCAGAGGAACGTGGTAAATTGCCTCCTGCCAGTGAGAAGCACGGCTTATGGGGATACGCCCTCCGCCAGCATACATATCCGTGGGTGAGGGCCAG AGCCCGTCGCTCTCATTGGGAGAATCTTGAGCCTACCAGCGGCCGCCCATTCAGCACCGCTCTTCGCAAGATAGAAACCCAGTGGGCCGATCTGTCTTTGAGCAGCAAGACTATGCAGCAGCAAAAAGTACAGACCACAGAAGAAGAAGTAGAGCAGTTGGCCGCGAAACGCTCCGCAGTTCCGATTAAAGCCTGCTAG
- the LOC140936929 gene encoding dimethylglycine dehydrogenase, mitochondrial-like — MASLLRVGSALRGISRSHAAEACLKRCPVLSCTSWRQKSSSTRPLHKHLKEDAEVVVIGGGVVGTSIAYHLAKKGMKDVILLEKSELTAGSTWHAAGLTTYFNPGINVKRIHYDSIQLFYNLKEETGQDLGFHTPGSLRLCTTPERMDEAKYQMQRQGWHKAPQWLVTPDEIAKMFPLLKMDDVLGGLFNPDEGHIDPYSLTQALAIGARMHGADIYMPAPVTGLNHRTDGGWDVQTEHGIIRAKLVVNAAGFWGREIGLMAGHELPLAAIHHQYLVTSTVPEVAALEHEVPVIRDLEGSYYCRQERKGLLVGPYEHPDKMRLQDEWWDGVPPGFGKELFESDLDRISDNVAAAMERIPVLADANIASVVAGPITYSPDVLGVIGPSFDLPNMWLAVGTGYGIIHSGGIGTYLADWIIDGEPPYDLIELEQGRYGTWATRDYVLAKCRETYGYNNQIGHPKLERPAGRPVRKNAIYERLIQRGAEMGFHVGWEQPNWFALPGDEAGYRPSFRRTNWFEPVGREYDLVLNKVGIIDLTPFGKFEVKGKDASKFLDFMVANVLPKVGCTNISHMLSPRGRVYAELTVSTLAPDHYFLLTGSSSEFHDLRWLLEHARKGNYDVTIENVTDDMSCLSVAGPYSRDVLSKLTSTDMSNSGFKFLTIKDMEIAGLPVRAMRISYTGELGWELYHKNEYTAELYEALLKAGEEFGIGDFGTYAMTSLRVEKGFRSWGLEMNMDTTPLEAGLDFFIKFDKGDFIGRENLLKHKENGINKKLCMLTVETTDVDPEGNESIWFGGKVVGNTTSGAYSYRLQKSISLAYLPLELTELGSRVEVELLGTKCPATVVKEPLFDTEPVRTRRQLKAAKQERAL; from the exons ACCACTACATAAACATTTAAAGGAAGATGCTGAAGTTGTGGTTATTGGTGGCGGAGTTGTGGGTACCAGTATCGCATATCATCTGGCTAAAAAAGGAATGAAGGATGTCATACTCTTAGAAAAATCTGAGTTAACTGCTGGATCTACATGGCATGCG GCTGGACTCACAACATATTTTAATCCTGGAATAAATGTGAAACGCATTCACTATGACAGCATTCAGTTATTCTATAATCTAAAGGAAGAAACTGGACAG GATCTTGGTTTTCACACCCCTGGCAGTCTGCGGTTGTGTACAACACCAGAGCGCATGGATGAAGCCAAATATCAGATGCAAAGACAGGGGTGGCACAAAGCTCCACAGTGGCTTGTGACTCCCGATGAAATAGCAAAGATGTTTCCTCTTCTGAAAATGGATGATGTCCTAGGAGGCCTTTTTAACCCAG ATGAGGGACATATAGACCCATATTCATTGACCCAGGCTCTAGCTATTGGGGCGAGGATGCACGGTGCAGATATTTACATGCCAGCGCCTGTTACTGGTCTTAACCATAGAACAGATGGAGGATGGGATGTACAAACAGAGCATGGTATAATCAGAGCAAAGCTAGTGGTCAATGCTGCAG GGTTCTGGGGTCGTGAGATTGGACTGATGGCAGGACACGAACTTCCTCTCGCAGCCATTCATCATCAGTATCTTGTGACATCTACCGTTCCTGAAGTTGCAGCCCTGGAGCATGAAGTGCCAGTCATACGAGACCTTGAAGGATCATACTACTGTAGACAAGAGAGGAAGGGTTTGTTGGTGGGACCTTACGAACATCCTGACAAAATGAGGCTACAAGATGAATG gTGGGATGGTGTGCCGCCTGGTTTTGGGAAAGAGTTGTTTGAGAGTGATCTGGACAGAATCAGCGACAATGTTGCCGCAGCTATGGAGCGTATTCCTGTACTTGCTGATGCAAACATTGCCAGTGTTGTAGCAGGTCCGATAACATACAGTCCTGATGTATTGGGCGTGATAGGGCCTTCATTTGACCTTCCTAACATGTGGCTGGCAGTTGGCACAGGATATGGCATCATCCATTCAG GTGGGATTGGTACATATTTGGCCGACTGGATCATAGATGGAGAACCGCCTTATGATTTAATTGAACTAGAACAAGGTCGCTATGGTACATGGGCAACAAGAGATTATGTTTTGGCCAAATGTCGGGAGACCTATGGTTATAATAACCAAATTGGACATCCAAAATTAGAACGCCCTGCTGGACGACCAGTTAGAAAAAACGCCATATACGAG CGTCTTATACAGCGTGGTGCAGAAATGGGATTCCATGTTGGCTGGGAGCAACCGAACTGGTTTGCCCTGCCTGGTGATGAAGCAGGCTACAGACCAAGTTTCCGTAGAACAAACTGGTTTGAGCCAGTTGGACGAGAATATGATTTGGTACTGAACAAAGTTGGTATTATTGATCTGACTCCATTTGGGAAATTTGAAGTCAAAGGGAAAGATGCATCAAAGTTCTTGGATTTCATGGTTGCAAATGTATTACCAAAG GTTGGTTGTACAAACATCAGTCACATGTTGAGCCCACGTGGCAGGGTTTACGCTGAGTTAACAGTCTCTACCCTGGCTCCTGATCACTATTTCTTACTTACCGGAAGTTCATCAGAATTCCACGACCTAAG GTGGTTATTGGAACATGCAAGGAAAGGAAATTACGACGTAACTATTGAAAATGTGACAGATGATATGTCCTGTCTTAGCGTAGCTGGACCTTATTCGCGAGATGTGCTGTCCAAACTCACTTCCACAGACATGAGTAATAGTGGGTTTAAATTTCTGACGATCAAAGACATGGAGATCGCTGGTTTGCCTGTGCGTGCTATGAGAATTTCCTATACTG GTGAACTGGGCTGGGAATTGTACCACAAGAACGAGTACACGGCCGAGCTGTACGAGGCGCTTCTGAAGGCTGGGGAGGAGTTTGGTATTGGAGACTTTGGTACTTATGCTATGACGTCATTGAGGGTTGAGAAAGGATTTAGATCCTGGGGACTGGAG ATGAATATGGACACCACCCCGCTGGAGGCTGGGTTAGACTTCTTTATCAAATTTGACAAG GGTGATTTTATTGGGCGAGAAAATTTACTGAAACACAAGGAAAATGGCATCAACAAGAAGCTGTGTATGCTGACGGTAGAAACGACTGATGTGGACCCCGAAGGAAATGAATCTATTTGGTTTGGAGGAAAG GTTGTTGGTAATACAACTTCTGGTGCATATAGCTACAGGCTTCAGAAGAGTATATCATTAGCGTACCTGCCACTGGAGCTGACAGAATTAGGATCCCGAGTAGAAGTGGAACTCTTAGGTACAAAGTGTCCAGCCACTGTTGTCAAAGAGCCATTGTTTGACACAGAACCTGTCCGTACGAGGAGGCAATTGAAGGCCGCTAAACAAGAAAGAGCTTTGTAA